The proteins below are encoded in one region of Colias croceus chromosome 17, ilColCroc2.1:
- the LOC123699064 gene encoding uncharacterized protein LOC123699064, translated as MANKCNSCGKFFGASDSTKCNKCNITYHRQCNHISPSSRNNNKWICKICTTKTTSKTVDDTQPESQESDNFEDVSTSPQGSTSLIQEIKLLRSELSSFRSEISRLSTLVSNFGSRLDSIEERVSHLESEPCIEIGQKQVQQNQELIESLKGKLNDSEQEKLQYDVEITGIPESNGENLLHITITLAQKIGLTLDERDIANAHRRGPKRLPESSSQPRPIIVRLTRKPLRDKLLQAARVRRSADTSGTGLSGDPCRFYLNEHLTYENRNLFYLTREKLGRTKNWRFIWTRGGRIYARQDNKSKVINIRTEDDLDKVFHM; from the coding sequence ATGGCAAACAAATGCAACAGTTGTGGAAAGTTCTTCGGGGCGTCAGATAGcacaaaatgtaataaatgcaATATAACTTACCACAGGCAGTGTAATCATATAAGCCCGTCGTCCCGTAATAATAACAAGTGgatttgcaaaatatgtactacTAAAACAACCTCTAAAACTGTTGATGATACTCAGCCTGAAAGCCAAGAATCGGATAACTTTGAAGATGTCAGCACCTCCCCACAGGGCTCAACATCTCTAATACAAGAGATCAAGCTTCTACGGTCCGAGTTATCCAGCTTCCGTTCAGAGATATCTCGTCTATCCACTCTGGTCTCCAATTTTGGCTCAAGGTTGGATAGTATAGAGGAACGCGTATCACATCTTGAATCTGAACCATGTATCGAGATCGGCCAGAAACAAGTCCAACAGAATCAGGAATTGATTGAGTCCCTAAAGGGAAAGCTGAACGACTCCGAACAAGAGAAACTACAATATGACGTTGAGATTACTGGTATACCTGAATCTAATGGAGAGAATCTACTGCACATCACTATCACACTTGCACAAAAAATTGGTCTAACCCTAGATGAGCGAGATATAGCGAACGCGCACCGGCGTGGGCCTAAGCGTCTGCCTGAGTCCAGCTCGCAACCACGTCCCATAATAGTACGTCTCACCCGCAAACCCTTGCGTGATAAACTACTGCAGGCGGCGCGCGTGCGACGCAGCGCCGATACCAGCGGGACGGGGCTAAGCGGGGATCCATGCCGTTTCTACCTAAACGAACATCTTACATACGAAAACCGTAATCTTTTTTATCTCACACGGGAGAAGCTGGGACGCACCAAAAATTGGCGTTTTATATGGACTCGTGGGGGCCGAATTTACGCTAGGCAGGACAATAAATCTAAAGTTATCAATATACGTACAGAGGACGATTTGGATAAGGTTTTTCATATGTGA